The Salvelinus fontinalis isolate EN_2023a chromosome 36, ASM2944872v1, whole genome shotgun sequence genome window below encodes:
- the slc25a11 gene encoding mitochondrial 2-oxoglutarate/malate carrier protein → MAEASKPKTSPKAIKFLFGGLAGMGATVFVQPLDLVKNRMQLSGQGGKAREYKTSFHALASILKNEGLGGIYTGLSAGLLRQATYTTTRLGIYTVLFEKMTGQDGTPPSFLMKALIGMTAGATGAFVGTPAEVALIRMTADGRLPADQKRGYSNVFNALARITKEEGVTTLWRGCIPTMARAVVVNAAQLASYSQSKQALIETGYFVDGIFLHFCASMISGLVTTAASMPVDIVKTRIQNMRMIDGKPEFKNGLDVLARVIRNEGFFSLWKGFTPYYARLGPHTVLTFIFLEQMNKAYKVYFLD, encoded by the exons ATGGCGGAAGCTTCCAAACCGAAGACCTCTCCCAAGGCCATTAAGTTCCTCTTTGGGGGACTGGCAGG GATGGGAGCGACAGTGTTCGTCCAGCCTCTCGATCTAGTCAAGAACAGAATGCAGCTGAGTGGTCAGGGAGGAAAGGCCCGGGAATACAAGACCAGCTTCCATGCTCTGGCATCTATACTGAAGAATGAAGGACTAGGAGGCATCTATACTGG TCTGTCAGCAGGTCTCCTCCGCCAGGCTACCTACACCACAACGAGGTTAGGAATCTACACGGTGTTGTTTGAGAAGATGACGGGACAGGACGGGACTCCGCCCAGCTTCCTCATGAAGGCTCTGATTGGTATGACGGCTGGAGCAACCGGAGCCTTCGTTGGAACACCTGCTGAAGTCGCCTTGATCAGGATGACCGCTGACGgacg TCTCCCTGCAGACCAGAAGAGAGGGTATTCTAATGTGTTCAATGCTCTGGCCAGAATCACTAAAGAAGAGGGGGTCACCACACTATGGAGG GGGTGTATTCCCACCATGGCCCGTGCTGTAGTGGTCAACGCTGCCCAGCTGGCCTCCTACTCTCAGAGCAAACAGGCTCTTATAGAgacag gGTATTTTGTGGACGGCATCTTCCTCCATTTCTGTGCCAGTATGATCAGCGGGCTGGTAACCACGGCAGCGTCCATGCCCGTCGACATCGTCAAGACCAGGATTCAGAACATGAGAATGATCGATGGGAAACCAGAGTTTAAGAATGGCCTG gaCGTGTTGGCGAGGGTAATCCGTAATGAAGGATTCTTCTCTCTGTGGAAGGGTTTCACTCCGTACTACGCCAGACTGGGACCTCACACCGTCCTCACGTTCATCTTCCTGGAACAGATGAATAAGGCTTATAAAGTCTACTTCCTGGATTAG